In the Sorghum bicolor cultivar BTx623 chromosome 4, Sorghum_bicolor_NCBIv3, whole genome shotgun sequence genome, CAGTAGGTGTTTCACTAAGATGTCATGCATATTTATTAGAACGCTATGTGAGTAAAAttacactttttgcatgaaacgaagagaagagagaaggaagtagtttcaccatggtgaaactccgcggGCGTTGTTTCGCACGCGATGAAATGGGATGAAATCTCcactgagggctaaatcgtttcactatcttgcatgtgatccaattattttgcagtaattaaatgttttgcccagcctaggaaacatcaAGATGAAACTCATgtattgtggaggttgttttattattcgtttcattgatgtcTTGTCAGtggatttgttttggaaactgTGCATTGAAATGAACCACTGAGACTGGGCCTAAGTGGCGCCGGGGACCGTCGGTGGCGAATTGGCGATGCTATCGTGCTCAGGCCGAACTAAGATATCATTAGCCATTAGTTAATTTTTGTACTGAAATGGCCAAATGGGAAGATagatattatatataaaatGGACGAATATCATGGACATGGTGTGGGCAGTAAGATTCTATCCACTTACTAGATGTACGTAGTATTTTATTTCTCTAGTGACGGACTCATGAACCTAGTCCATCTAGGTCACCACTCGCAGTTCACCGTGCAATAGCACCGTGTCCTTTATCTTTTTCCTTGTCTTTGCCCTCCGTAGCTTCTTTCATGAAAATGAAAATGGTACAAATATTTTCAATCGTATTCGAATCGAAATCCTTTTAAAAGGTTCagatttgtttatatttgagtcTATAAATTCAACATCTGATAccgtgtatatatatgtatacactcaaatatcatatttataatgtcgacatccaatcatatcctATCTGACATGGCTCAAACTATCCATATTCCGATTCCAAATACAGTCAGTAAAACAAATGTAATATCAATATATGTTCATAtatgatccgttttcatccctagtccTCTCTCATGGCATGTTCAGATGTTCTCATTCCTTCCTAGTTCTCACGGTCTCACAAATCCAAACAACAATTAAGGTCTTATTTGGATTCTCGGGTCTAAAGTTTAGTTGACTAAAACTTTAGATCATTTGTGTTGTTTAAAATTTTGTGAGATGGTTTAAAATTTAGTCAACACTTGAGACCTTCGGTTTGGAGCTTTAGGAGCTAAATTGATCTAAAGTTTATCTGGGATCCAAATAGGACGACCACTTCTAGCCTGTTAGTTAGTCATTAGGGAGCAATCCTTTGTGAAATGAAAGGTAAGACCTTTGGTCCATAACGTTATTAAGGGTATGTTTAGATGAACTAACTAAACTTTAGGTGGCTAAATTTAGCTGCTAGGCATCCAAACAACCTAGCTAAAAGAccaactaaagtttagctagattTAGCTATTTCAACTCAGCTAAAGCCAGCTCAAATTTAGATGAGTTTATTAGTTGAATTATTCAAACACCCTAGCTAAATGTTACCTGTGAATTTTTTAGCTGGCTAAAGTTTTACTTTAAAATTGTAGGTAGTTAAATTTTAGTTAGGTGCATTCAAACAGGCCAGAAGGTGAGTCCACTCTTTTCATTTAGAATGTAAGCTACTTCCTCTATTTCAATCAAATCAATGAGTAAAAGatactatttttttttctattttgaaTTTATCTACCAATTCTATCAGctattcagcagtattttttcTCAGCTATAATTTTTCAGCTAAACGAACATCAAAACTTTAGAATTTGTGTAAGAATGCTCAAAACAGGTCCTCCCGAAGAAGAAAACGAGTCCACACGCGACGCCGCGCCCACCCCCCTCCCCCCCGGGCCCCCCGCGGTCCTGGGCTCCTGGCCCAACCTCTCGTCTTCGTCGTGGCCCAATTAGGCTGGCATCGGTGTCCCGCGCTCCCAGCGGCCCAGCCCCCCACCACTCGGCAACTCCAATTCACACAGACTCACCGGAgcgtggcggcggcgcggcgctaTCTCCTCCACGGCTCTGCGCGCAGTcgtggccggcggcggcggcggcggcgtgcgtTCCTGCTGTGAGCTTCATCGCCCCGTGTCTGTGCCTCTCGTTGGTTGATATTTTTCTCTGAGCGCGCCTCTTGCCATGTCGCAGTAGGACGGAaccaaaccctaaccctagcttcctccaccgcgccTTCCTCGTGAGGCCGTATACATGGACGCGAAGGACATACTAGGGCTTCCGAAGACCCCCTTCTCGTCCTCCCAGGAGAAGAAATCGCGGCCGCCCAAGGAGCCGCAGCGCAAGCCTGATGGCGTCTCGCGCGAGGTATTTCTTCACCCTGGCTCCTAGTCGCTGCTGCATGCCTGCGATGCTGATAAAATATTGGAGATGTAGGTCTATGCCCTCACTGGAGGGGTGGGAATGGCCCCGCTCATGCCGACCATCGAGGCATCGCACCTGAAGCGGCGGCCTGCTGCGGAGAAAGAGAAGGTGAGGGAGTACAATTCTTCTCGCTCCTATTGGAAATTGGATAGCTTCTGAGCTGCGCTGACCTTTAAGCTACTCATAAACCACACACTTGGAAAATTGATGAAGTACATTGCTTATTTAATTTGAACCTGGAATACATACTGTTTGGATTGCCAATGAAAATAGCTTTATGTTACCAGATTAAGCTTCCTCATGCGCGTTGGAACCACATCAACTTGTTAACCTGTAACATGTTTTTGTATATATGAAACCCCTTAGACTACAAATAAACATCCTAGTTCCTAATCAGCAGAATGCAGAAGTGCAGCTAGAGTCAAGCTTGTATAGAACTACTAACTTTGTATGCACCGTTCGTTCACTGTGTCTTGTGAAGATTTTTGCATTGGATTTGTGACATTTGTGAAATGTTACATTTGTTACCCATAGCAAAGCAATTCAACTTTGATGTGAACCTCTCATAGAATGCAGAAGATGATTACTCttatctactccctccattccaaattataagtcattccaagaatcttggagagtcaaagcattttaagtttgaccaaatttatatgataacgtaataacatttatgataccaactaagtatcatttggttcttcattagttatattttcatattaatatctatttgatgtcaaacttgagatgctttgactcttcaggattcttggaatgacttataaattgggatggagggagtagttatcTGGCTGTTTGATGCTATTGGAGTCAGGGGCCACTTTAGTCGATTTGACAAAACCATTTTAATATCTTATGCAGGTAGCATGGCAGTGGTTACCTTTCACATCATCGGCACGAACTGATAACCTTCAACTCTATCACTGGGTCTGTATCTTGCTCTGCTAATGTGCTGTATGTTGAAAAATAGCATGACTTGCTCACACAGTAATTAGTTCTCACCAATTCGAATTTTCAGGTTAGAGTTGTTAATGGTATTCAGCCAACTGGTGATTATCAGTTTGCAAAATATAACAAGGTAAGAACTATATTTTGTTAGGTACATAATTGAGCAAGAAGCCTTTCCTTGCAAAACATGGGGCTTACCCTGTGTCCTTGTCTTTATTTATCCTTCTGATTTTGCAGAAGGCTGATGTTGTTAAATATACGGATGAGGAGTACGAGAAGTATTTAGTTGACCCTGTAGGTACTACTTAGTACTTGCAATAGATTTTTGGAAATTTAGTGTCTGATTTGTTTCTGAGCTTACGTTTTTGTGCTACCTACACTTCATATCCAGGAATAGCGAAGTCAcaaatgttcatttcatatggtTTCTAGTTATAGTATATTAGAAACTGAATTGTAGTTTAGCTCCCTTTCCCATATTAACAAGATATTCTTACATCTAAACATCTGTTTGATATTGCATTATTGCATTTGTCTTTGTTGGCATGACATGCTTGTTAGTATCGTATATAGGTGGTGACCTTACTGCTGCTGATCTTGTAGGGTTAGTACCCATCCATGTGAAAGTTCTTTGTAGTATTTAAGTTCATAAATGAAAGCTTTCATATTCTGCTATTGGAATATGTATTTTCAGATATTAAATATACCTATTATTTATACCCAAACTCAAAAcagaatttcttttttttttgcagtgGTATGACCTTTTTGCTGAAGGCTTAttggtttaataaataaatttatgTTGGAAATTTTGAAATCTTCACTCATGTTTTTACCTTACTGTATGTATACACTATTGTTCAGTTATTTGTCTACTTTAGCAGAAGCATTTCTAGAATAGAACAAATGGACACgtgtaaattttttttttaccttATGTTGGAACCAAACCACAGGTTTGGGGCTAGATTTAGATTTCATTAGCCTTGCCACAAACCATGGCAGGTTGGGGATACAATGATACATATAGCCATATAGGGTAGCATACTTAGTCCTTAAGAAAGGATTGCAGCATATTCTAGAGATGCTAAAGTAGATGCTAAAGCAAGATAAGAATAAGATCAGGGCTGACACAACCACCAACTACTCTAGATAAGTATCCTAAGTAGACAAGCACAAGACTTATGCTTTCACCTTACTGTATGTATACAACATTGTTCAGTAATTTGTCAACTTTAACAGAGGCATTTTTAGAATACAACCAATGAACATATGTCTAATTTTTGGTCTGCTGTCAGCCTGTCACTTTGGATGTTCATAAACTTGTTTTTGGGGGTTTAAATTTTCAGGATCCCCCCCTCCCTGTTCTTTCCAAAGTTCTAAAAGAAATATGTGGTGTACCTatttcaggattggagcaaggaAGAAACTGATCAGCTATTTGAATTATGTGAACGATTTGACCTTCGCTTCATAGTAATAGCAGATAGGTTTCCAACTGCTCGCAGTGTGGAAGATCTGAAGAGTCGTTACTATTCTGGTAATTTAATCATGATATCTTAGGGGTCAGAATGTCAAATTGAACATGCTTTCTGAAATTTTCTTCCATTTTTAATCTTTGTTTATATGCATTAGACTAAAATAAAAACTATTGGCCCTGCTTTTATATTGAGAGCAATGAAATATGCATTTACTTGCTCAGGATCAAACATTGGTGATGTATTTTTTGGTTCTGTCTATATTCAATGTACAAGTAATTATTCATCAACAGTAACCTTCCAATCAAAACGAGGAAGATATTTGCATGCACTCTTGTATCATAGATGTTCTGAAATCCAAACTGCTCTCTTGCGACTTCTTTTTTACTTCTTTTAAATTTAAATTGATGAAGAAAGTCTTGAAGATTGCCATTGCATTCGGTCTATTGTACAATGTACTTTATTTGTACATAACTTTCTTTGTACCATGTTATGTTACCAGAGGTTAGGTGGCATCATAACTTTCTATTCACCCATTCAATCAATTATTATTGaaaagcatgtatgcacaatttGTGTGTATTTTCGCCATCTCAATCTAGATGTTATACCTTGCCTCTATAGTCATCGTCGTTTTTATTTTTGCAGCTTCTCGGACTCTTCTAATTCATAGAGCCAGGTCATTCGAAGATGTTTCTGGGAATCCCCTTGGGAAGGTAGTGCTTAATTCTCTTCCCTAATTAAAAGTAATTACTTCATTGTCATGATAAATCTTGTCCTGTAATGTGTCCACCGTGTTTGTTCTCAGGATACCTATGATGCTGCTCATGAGATTGAGAGGAAGCGTGCATTATCAGCACTTCTCTCCCAAACAAAGCAGCAAGAACGAAAGGATGCTGAGGTGAGAAATTAGCTGACTTTTGCAGTTTTACTATTTCCTAGATTCTGTTGTCGTGTACCTGACTGCCAAGTGTTTCTTTTTCAGACTTTAGCAGAAGCAAAACGTATTATGGAATCTCGTGCTGCTACCAAAGTGAGTAACCAATCCATGTTATTACATGTACTATAGCACAAATAATCTAATGCAATAAGCTTCTAATGATAATTTGTATGGTATTTATGGGGTGAATTTCTTTTGCGAAGCAACTGATGGCAAAACATCTAGGTGTTTGTTATCTTTTCAATTAAACAGCACCTTTATCGTGCCGATATTGTTCATCTACTCCCTTTTCTATTTCAATTGTTGGTACTTTCAAGAGTAAATGGACACTGCTTGATGTAATCGTATGAATTGTTGGATGTCTAATTGTTTGTTACTTTGTAGGATGTTGATGAAGCTGTAATGCCTCCGAGCTCTGATAATGCTATGGTTCCTGTTGATGGTGTATCTCCTTCGAGCAGCACTCATCCGTCTTTATTACATCCAAATACAACAGCTAACACCTTGATACCTAATGCACTACGAACGGTAATCCTGAAACTATTTCTGGTTAAGTCTTATGTTTGGTTAATTTACATTTTAAGTTATGTTGACAGATGTTCTTTTTACCCTGAAGAAGCCACAATGATAATTTTATTATGCAAGAAGATCAGCCCTAATTCAGCTTATCACACTTAGATTTTACTATCCATCCGTTTCACCActcaccagtcaccactacTCAGTAACATCTAAAGGAGATTAAATCAGATACATTTACAATTATACATATATTTTCAATGTTTTTCCTCCACTAGATCTGATATCACCTTAATTTCTATCATAGGGTTTTGTTAGGACATTGAGGTTACATGAATACTTTGTCCCACTAAGTGAAACTCGGATAAATGCCATATTGCCATGTGGTTTTGGCGATCATATATCAACCTCACAGCGCGCGGCATTTTTTGAAAATGCAAACCTCATATTAGAATTTATGCAAGCTTTCATTAAAAGTACTGAACTACTGATGTTGTGTTCGAGAAAAATGTTGTCTTGGAAGGCACAAAGTGGGTGTCGCATTTGCATATCCGTTTTTGCCACTATCTGTAGATATATGGTGCATCAGGTTTGTAATCAGGTGGAAAAATGAATGCATTTGCATGTTTGAACTGTATTGTTATTCTAATTGCCATGTGTTGAGTAGTGTAATTCATCTTTCCACTTTCATTTCTATGGGCTTAAGTAGACCTGTGTCTCCTTTCAAATGTATAaaccattaaatataaatagatcctATTTATTTGTGAAAGATGATTGTTATAGCGTGTTTTGTCGTTTCTATGAAATATAGCTGCCTCTTAGTGCTAAACACAGAACAAATAGACCTACTATTAATATGCTCCTGGTGACTGGTCACTTCTCACCTTATCTGGTTAACTCAGTGCAACATTGTACATCTATCTGCATTTTTCTTATATTTGCAAATGACCTTTATACTTTCTCTTTCAGCTTCGAGTGTATTTGAGAACTCATGCGCTTGACCAAATGGTCCAAGCAGTAGGTGCTTCAGCTGGCATTAGAGTTATCAAAAGGGTTGATCAAACACTACAAGAGCTAGGGGTTCGTTCTGTACTTGATGCACACAAAATTAATTTGTGAAACAGCATAAATATATTTTCGCAACCATCTTTTTTTAGGTGAATTTGAAGCCTAAggtcccaacaaaagcagtcTGTGTAGAACATATTGAACTGCGGAATGAGCTACTCACATTGCTTAACCTACAAAAGCAGGTATTTTTTTAAGGCTGAGCATCCATGTTCTTTAGCATTTTGCAAGTTGCATatatttttaaccttaaatTTGCATTAGGTTGCAAAAGTGTTGATTCCCGATTTTGATCTTTTTTCCGAAGCACCTGATGAATAAGATGGGAAGGAAAAATGGGGAAACTAAGCATATCTTCAAATATTTGTTCTTTCCCTTCAGCTAACAGTTCCCTTTTGTCTTTTATGTTAATAGCTGCAAAGTAAAGAGGCTGAAGTTTCAGCTAACCGGGAAAATTCCTTCACAGAAGCACCAAGTACACCTAAGGTATATATTATAATATATGAATTACCTGacctttttctctttttatcaGTGTGGAACAGTTGTATAGTGTGAAGTCATTAACCTTGGGGAATAGATACATCCGAATGGAAATAGGGCTTCCTCTTGTTGTAATCTGTTGAAGAGTTATATTATATGGCTGTTGCAACTTGCAAGTAGTTCCTTGATAGAAGATATGAAGAGCTCAGTGGGGTATTAAGTATTATCGGGATTGTGAAAAACAATGACAATATATGTGTTATGGTGGGCAATAAGTATAGTCGTTGCAACAAGGCAAGTGGCCGAAGGCCACTATCCATCTGTGCGGCATAGGGCAGCTAGGAGTCCTATTTGTTAAGTTTGTTAGGCATATCCAGTTGGACTCTTGATTTGTTAGTTATTGAGTCCCTAAAGATTAGGAGTTTGGTTATTGAGTCTTGCATAAGTTAAACAGTTTGGAAGGAATACGGATAAGCCTGGGATTGAGATATTATTAtctcccttgggcgcccacccctgctctctctctctctctctctctctctctcggcaCCTTCCTTTGTCCCACGGCCTGAACCCTAGGCGCCGAGCACGGCGCCGCCGGTTCGTCGTCGTGTGTTCAAGCCTAGACCTAGTCCCACCCACCACCAATATAATCTCAGGAGCTTAAGCGCTAACAATATGTTAATTCACAGCACTTCAAGATCCAAATATCCTGTTAACTGAAATGTCTAGTGGAACCATCTAAAAAGGTCTAGTGCAAAATTATTATTGCTGAGACAGTGAATTATGTTCCCCCCTTTTGCGGTAATAGTTATGCTTGCTGGCTAGTGCCTTATCAggttccatctattagttgctTTCTATTTAACAACATTATTGTGTGTTTATTTGCAGCGTTCTAATAGGGACATTGATCGTCCCTTCAACCCTGATGCAATTGGGTTTACAGGTATTTTAAAGTGGGCACTTCAGGATTTTACGCCTTTCTTCTTCAGGGGTTGCCTATTAATATTTTGCATCATCCTGCTTTATGTGACTTCAGGTGAAAGAGCTGGCAAACGGGACCACAAGCGGAAGGTTTGTTGTTTTTTCCCCTTTAATTCTGCTGTTAAACTTTGCTCAGTTTCTTTTATGGTACATCCACATCTTTGAATTGAAGCATCCTCGCTGTTTCTGAAGCATCCTTGCTGTTTCTGCGATGTCTGTTAGATTACAGATGATTTATTGGATGTCTAATATAATATTTCCTACTACTATGGACCTATACGAGTTCAATTCATTTTTTTCATCTACTTTTAACTATGTTATGGCTTCATTTCATCTCAAATCATCTTTGCCAGACCACTGGAAGATTTATAGATGCGCCTCCATCACCACCCCAGTCCAAGCGGCCTAGAAAATTGAAGGGATCTGACTGATAATTCTGTTCAAAGAGCAGGGGCGAAAATCTGTAGTCAAACAACCAGGTATGCCATATATATCATACTGAATTTAAACAATATATTTACATGATTATTTAGTCCCCACTTTAGAGCTGAAGACTTGACTTTTACATCACTTTTTTGAATCATGTAGCACTTGCAGCCGGTACAGTCTTGCAGTAGAGATGAACTAGCACTTAATAGGTCTGCAACGCATCTGTGGAAGTTCATTGAGCTGGCCAGTCATGCAGATGAAGGAACCAGCTTTCGTTGCTAGATGTGCTTGCCCTGACATCGGGGCATATGCTGGGTGGACCTAGAATCACGTCGGTTTTGGATTTGTAGTTTGTAATGTATctgttatatatgtatgtacAGAGATAACTGTAAGATCGAAATTGTTACTGCTCAGCAGATTTCTGAATTCTGAGTTTGGCAAAGGCTCATGGACAATTCCGTTTTTGCTCCTGTCCAACCAGCGCGGTCAATCGGCTCACCCAAATACCCAAATACAAACAGCTTTAGGTGGCC is a window encoding:
- the LOC8082922 gene encoding SWR1-complex protein 4 isoform X1, which produces MDAKDILGLPKTPFSSSQEKKSRPPKEPQRKPDGVSREVYALTGGVGMAPLMPTIEASHLKRRPAAEKEKVAWQWLPFTSSARTDNLQLYHWVRVVNGIQPTGDYQFAKYNKKADVVKYTDEEYEKYLVDPVVDWSKEETDQLFELCERFDLRFIVIADRFPTARSVEDLKSRYYSASRTLLIHRARSFEDVSGNPLGKDTYDAAHEIERKRALSALLSQTKQQERKDAETLAEAKRIMESRAATKDVDEAVMPPSSDNAMVPVDGVSPSSSTHPSLLHPNTTANTLIPNALRTLRVYLRTHALDQMVQAVGASAGIRVIKRVDQTLQELGVNLKPKVPTKAVCVEHIELRNELLTLLNLQKQLQSKEAEVSANRENSFTEAPSTPKRSNRDIDRPFNPDAIGFTGERAGKRDHKRKTTGRFIDAPPSPPQSKRPRKLKGSD
- the LOC8082922 gene encoding SWR1-complex protein 4 isoform X2 — encoded protein: MDAKDILGLPKTPFSSSQEKKSRPPKEPQRKPDGVSREVYALTGGVGMAPLMPTIEASHLKRRPAAEKEKVAWQWLPFTSSARTDNLQLYHWVRVVNGIQPTGDYQFAKYNKKADVVKYTDEEYEKYLVDPDWSKEETDQLFELCERFDLRFIVIADRFPTARSVEDLKSRYYSASRTLLIHRARSFEDVSGNPLGKDTYDAAHEIERKRALSALLSQTKQQERKDAETLAEAKRIMESRAATKDVDEAVMPPSSDNAMVPVDGVSPSSSTHPSLLHPNTTANTLIPNALRTLRVYLRTHALDQMVQAVGASAGIRVIKRVDQTLQELGVNLKPKVPTKAVCVEHIELRNELLTLLNLQKQLQSKEAEVSANRENSFTEAPSTPKRSNRDIDRPFNPDAIGFTGERAGKRDHKRKTTGRFIDAPPSPPQSKRPRKLKGSD